In the genome of Coleofasciculus sp. FACHB-1120, one region contains:
- a CDS encoding rod shape-determining protein, translating to MGIDLGTANTLVYVSGKGIVLQEPSVVAMDMDTKTPLAVGEDAKKMLGRTPGNVVALRPLRDGVIADFDVAELMLKHFIQRVHEGRALVSPRVVIGIPSGVTGVERRAVMEAASQAGARDVYLIDEPVAAAIGAGLPVAEPTGNMIIDIGGGTTEVAVLSLQGTVLSESVRVAGDELSEAIMQYMKKVHNLVIGERTSEEIKIQIGSAYPTSFDEEAIMEVRGLHLLSGLPRTVTIKGPEIRESMSEPLSVIVDAVKRTLERTPPELAADIIDRGIMLAGGGALLKGLDTLISHETGIVTHVAADPLSCVVLGTGRVLENFKQLERVFSGRSRHM from the coding sequence ATGGGTATCGACCTGGGCACTGCTAACACCCTGGTTTATGTGTCCGGCAAAGGCATTGTTCTCCAAGAACCCTCTGTGGTTGCTATGGATATGGACACAAAAACCCCGCTAGCCGTGGGCGAAGATGCCAAAAAAATGTTGGGAAGAACTCCCGGCAATGTGGTGGCCCTGCGCCCCCTGCGCGATGGTGTCATTGCAGATTTCGATGTCGCTGAGCTAATGCTTAAGCATTTTATTCAGCGAGTACATGAGGGAAGAGCCTTAGTTTCACCTCGTGTTGTCATTGGCATTCCTTCGGGTGTCACTGGCGTAGAACGACGAGCCGTGATGGAAGCAGCATCTCAGGCAGGTGCCAGGGATGTGTACTTGATAGATGAGCCGGTCGCTGCCGCCATTGGTGCTGGACTACCAGTGGCTGAGCCTACGGGCAACATGATCATTGATATTGGTGGCGGCACCACAGAAGTTGCCGTGCTTTCTTTACAAGGAACGGTTTTAAGTGAATCGGTGCGCGTGGCTGGCGACGAGCTTTCGGAAGCCATCATGCAGTACATGAAAAAAGTCCATAACTTGGTGATTGGGGAACGCACCTCTGAAGAAATCAAGATTCAGATTGGTTCTGCCTACCCTACCAGTTTTGATGAAGAAGCCATCATGGAAGTGCGAGGCTTACACCTGCTCTCTGGCTTGCCGCGCACTGTCACTATCAAGGGGCCAGAAATTCGGGAAAGTATGTCTGAACCGCTTTCAGTGATTGTGGATGCGGTGAAGCGAACCTTAGAGCGCACGCCACCTGAACTCGCAGCCGATATTATCGACAGGGGCATCATGCTGGCTGGCGGCGGTGCTTTGTTAAAGGGGCTAGACACGCTCATCAGCCACGAAACCGGCATTGTCACCCACGTAGCGGCAGATCCACTCTCGTGCGTGGTGCTGGGAACCGGGCGGGTGTTGGAGAATTTCAAACAGCTAGAGCG
- a CDS encoding single-stranded DNA-binding protein — protein MSLNVVNLVGRVGGDPDVKYFESGSVKCKLTLAVNRRTRNSDQPDWFNLELWGKTAEVAANYVRKGSLIGVQGSLKIETWSDNKASNRSTPIIKVERLDLLGSKQDTDPGAVNGYNDSEF, from the coding sequence ATGAGCCTGAACGTTGTGAATTTGGTTGGTCGTGTGGGTGGAGATCCTGATGTCAAGTACTTCGAGTCAGGTAGCGTTAAGTGTAAGCTGACATTAGCCGTGAACCGTCGCACGCGCAATAGCGACCAGCCTGACTGGTTTAATCTGGAACTGTGGGGGAAGACAGCGGAAGTCGCTGCGAACTATGTGAGAAAGGGCAGTCTGATAGGGGTACAAGGCTCCTTAAAAATAGAGACTTGGAGCGATAATAAGGCATCCAACCGTTCTACACCCATCATTAAGGTGGAGCGCCTGGATTTACTCGGTTCCAAGCAGGATACAGACCCTGGTGCAGTGAATGGCTATAACGACAGCGAATTTTAA
- a CDS encoding TVP38/TMEM64 family protein, producing the protein MRNKINQSASPMLKRCSQWVRTLKSPPLWIAIALSICFLLCIFSPLKLLLDKSFLVSQLERFGSWAVCLFILVFALSSAIGIPGIMFPVAAGAVFGLVWGSLWSVIGATLGAIGAFLASRYLLRDWAEHRFGQHQALMRFNQAVTRQPLAFVLAIRFAPISPFTVVNFLLGLTPISWVHYSVGTFIGIIPGTLAYAWVGVTGEQALQGGDRLPLLLALSFLTLFSVLPILARKKTQPIN; encoded by the coding sequence ATGAGAAATAAGATCAACCAAAGTGCTTCCCCAATGCTGAAACGTTGCAGCCAGTGGGTCAGAACGCTCAAAAGTCCCCCCTTGTGGATAGCGATCGCACTCTCGATCTGCTTTCTGCTCTGTATCTTTAGCCCCTTGAAACTTTTGTTGGATAAATCTTTCTTAGTTAGTCAGTTGGAAAGATTCGGCAGTTGGGCAGTCTGCCTGTTTATCCTGGTTTTTGCCCTGTCCAGCGCCATCGGCATCCCTGGAATTATGTTTCCTGTTGCGGCTGGTGCGGTTTTCGGTTTGGTCTGGGGAAGCCTTTGGTCGGTCATCGGCGCAACGCTGGGGGCAATTGGCGCATTTTTGGCGTCTCGCTATCTGCTGCGCGACTGGGCGGAACACCGATTTGGTCAACATCAAGCGTTGATGCGGTTCAATCAAGCCGTGACCCGTCAGCCTCTGGCTTTTGTGCTGGCGATCCGCTTTGCGCCAATCTCCCCCTTCACGGTGGTTAATTTCTTGTTGGGACTCACGCCTATCAGCTGGGTGCATTATTCAGTTGGCACGTTTATCGGAATTATTCCGGGGACGCTAGCTTATGCTTGGGTGGGGGTTACGGGTGAGCAAGCTTTGCAGGGAGGCGATCGCTTGCCCTTGCTACTAGCGCTCAGTTTTTTAACCCTCTTCTCTGTATTGCCTATTTTGGCTCGTAAAAAGACGCAACCAATTAACTGA